The genomic region TGTATCTAACTTTTTTTTCATTTAATTTGTAGTTTGTTAAGGAGAGATATTAAACGCATTTTGTGCTCAAAACATTTAACATTTTGTATTTGTTTACTGTTTATTGGGTGAGCAATCGGACTACCACATTAATTCATACGAAAAATCACGTAAAGTATTTGACACACTAACATACCATATGAATTGGACTTGTTTCCTGCTGTGGAAGTCAGATGAAGAGGCTGAAAACTTGGGGCAGCTACTCACAAAGAACTCTTCCAATTCAGGACACACAATATCAAAAGTATCACTTTCATAGTACAACATTGGAAGTACCTCCAAATGTAATCGCTTCAATTTTGGAAGGACGGTCTTCTTGTTGCTTGCTTCAACTATCCTTTCCAACAGAGGGCAATTCTTGAATTTTAAGGAATTCAGTTGGGAAAGACACTGAGCAACATCATAGGTGAAGAGACTTCCATCTGACTTGCACCACTCTATGGACAAACTTTGAAGATTCTGGAACATTGCAGGTGGGAGTCGAGAAGGTCCATCACATATGCTAACTGTGGACAATGCTATCTTTCTCAGTCTCCATTGTTCCCATGGAAACCAACAACCCTTCAGAGACATGTTCTCCAATGAAGGACACTCAATATCAAAAGTAGCACTTTTGTATAACATTGGAAGTTCCGTCAAACTTAATTGCTCCAACTTTGGAAGGATTATCTTCTTGTTGCTTGCTTCAACTATCCTTTCCAACAAGGGGCATACTGCTAATTCTAAGGAATTCAACTGAAAAAGACACTGAGCAACATCAGAGGTGAAGAGACTTCCCTCCAACTTGCATTTGGTAATGGACAAACTTTGAAGATTCTGGAGCATCGCAGGCGGAGCAGGTCCCTCACATATGCTTACTGTTGCTAGAGCAAACAATTCTATCTTTTTCAACTTTAATTGTTGCAACACAAGCAAGGCTTCATACCCAAACATATATTCACTCCCGTCCGTCTGACAAACAATTAATACTTCCAAATTTGGTAGTCTATGTAACAATGTTGACGGTAAAAGTATATTCCACCAGTTGTAACAATATTCTACCTTCAATACCTTCAACTTGAATAGAGACCCACATGGTAGAAATTGAACGGCACGTAACTCTGCACAATCCAGTCCCTCCATATACAACTCTTCCAAATTCTCGAACACAGGCTTTCTTGGAACCCATGTTATTGCAGGATCCACCTCCGTGATGTCTCGACTGCTGTAACCCACTATATGCAGATGCTTCAGTCTCTGTAGCCTCCCATGCTCAGATTCCACAAATATGTCGATTAACCTGTGGCACCAAGAGTCGGAAAATGTCTCTGCTTTCTTCATTATCTCGTCACGAAACCACTCCGGTAAGTGACTGATCATGACATCCAAGAGTATTGAGATATGACGATGTCGATCATATAACTTCGTCTTGTATGGCTCGTATAAACCACCGATACATATATCAAACTCAACCAAATTCATTTTCTGCTCAACATATTTAGGGATATGTTCAACACCCCTGATAGTAACCTTCAAAACTCTTAATTTTGACAAGCTAGTTACCTCGTCAAAGCTAGCATTAGTAAAGGTATCATTGACTTCTCCTTCTTCTCCCTCAGCGTTAAGCTCCAAGCACTCCCACTCCCAAAATCCTTGCATAGTTACCTCGTCAAAGCTAGCATTAGTAAAGGTATCATTAACTTCTCCTTCTTCTCCCTCAGCGTTAGGCTCCAAGCGCTCCCACTCCCAAAATCCTTGCATATACAGTTCTTCTAAATTATGCAACTTTGATAACAGTTTGGAGGGAATTCTAGAAATATGTTCACCAGTAATATCCAACATCCTCAGATTGGTCAAACCTCCTATTTCTACCGACAACTCATACAGACGTGAATTTCTCATACTCAGCATCTCAAGCTTTTTAAGTTTTCCCAGTATGGAAGTGTCAATGCTTAGATGGTCACAATTATCTAAATACAAAGCTGTGAGGTTGGTTAGGAGACCTAATGATTTGGGCAGTAATGAAAGGCTAGTAGTCCAGCTAAGATCTAATACCCTTAATTCATTTGGACATTGGAAGAATGTTTCTGGTATATGTTCTAAAAAGATATTATGGTTTAGTAACAAAATCTGGAGTTTTGGACATACCAGATTTTTGGGAAGCTCCCTGATATAATTCCTCATTAGTGAGATTGCAAGGTAGCCTTTATGTAAATTACGTGGCCAATCCTCTAAACGACAGCCGGCTTTCACAAAAAACTCATCTTCAGATAGCACAATTTGAATGGCTGCATCCCGGACAACTTCATGCATCCTTACAAATCCATCTGTTTTACTATCCAAAAGCAAGCAAGAATATTTAAGATGCTTGACAACGGAATCAACTTGCTTTCTTGCCTCCAAGAGTGTTTCGGCATCTCGAAACAATCTTGTCCTGATCCCATACCTGAACAAGTCTTTTATAGGGATGCCATAGTCTTCTGGGAATAAGCAACAAAGTAAGAAGTATGACTTGTAGTCCTCATTTTTCAAGTAATCATAGCTTAATTTTATGCATTTTGTTGCTTCTCCATAATCGTCAGGGTTGGCAGTTCGCGACTTCTTTAGCCGGAGAGCTGCTATCTCCCATTCCACCAACTCTTTATCTCCGAGCGCCCTTGCAACTGTGACCAATGCAATCGGTAGACCTCTACATTCTCCAGCAACCTTCTTTGCCACACCCTCGAAAGTGGACGACTCAAAAGACCTTCTTACTTTACTCACAAACAAGGCCCAAGAATCTTGTTCTGAGAGAATGTTGAGTGTGATCTTTCTTTGGCACTCCATGGCATGACAAACATTCCTTATCCTTGTGGTGAGTAGGATTTTGGAATTACACTTTTGAAGTTCCTTGTGGCTTGGAATTCCTACTCTTGATAACTTCATTCCCTCCCAAATATCGTCCAGGATTATAAGAATCTTTGTTCGTCTCATTATCTCCTTATGCAACCTAGTGGATCTTCCAATTTCTGTTTCCTCATGTAATTTGAAGCCCAACTGCTCTGCCAATGCGTCTTGAAGGATTTCAAAACCAGGATTTTGGGATACGACACACTTAGTCACATAATCAAAACTCCCACTTTTCCGAGCTTGTGCACCGACATGTTCCACCAAGGTTGTCTTGCCCACACCTCCCATGCCGTAGACACCAACGGCAGTGACCTCGTCATCTTTAAGGGCCTTCATAACCTCATCCATGGCTACTCTTGTTGCTTCAAATGCTTGGAAATCTGCTGTGGACTCAATTGCCTCAGGTACTGCCCTACTGATGAGAACATCCACAATGGCGTTAACAAGTTCTTTGTGAGTCCTACAAGCAGAAATTTAATTAAAAGTCAGAAATGAGTAAACTATATATGGAAAACCGCAGTTATTGCACAACGCTTACTTATAATTCTGCGTATTCCACCCGGATATATTGGCCACTTTGTTTAAAGCAGCTTTCCAATGATTCACCTTCTCTGATTCATATCTCCCAGAGCTTTCATGTTTAGAGAAAGCTTCTTCGAAACTCTGCTTCTGATATCGAACATCAGTAGGCTCAACATGATAAAAAAGTGGAAAAATTCTGTTGTCTTCCATGGATAGACAAATCTCTCTAAGTTCCTCCAAACACCAAGTAGAAGAAGCATAATTTTGCGAGAGAACAACAATTGCAAACCTTGACCCTTCAATTGCTTCTATGAGCGTGCGAGAAATAGTGTCCCCGACTTTAAGATCTGGATCATCCATGAATGTTTTAATGCCTCTCCGATTGAGTCCATCGTATATGTCGATTGTGATACCCTTGCGAGTGTCAACGCCCCTGAAACTCAAAAACACATCATACCTCCAACATGGATCTGAAGGAGGAGGATATGCACAGGGTATTTGGGAGCTGGAGGCCATTGGAAACCACCAAATCAAAACAAGAGGCAATCAAGAACAGGAAATAAAAAACTGCAAGAACAAGGTCTCTCAAGTATTGGCAGGTACAAAGAAACTTTTAAAGCCAAATGAAGAAACCATGAAACAAAGGGTGTTGAAGTCTGAAGTCCGAACAGCATGAAACCAAGTTTCATAGACTTGTGCAAAGTCTAGACAAAATGGCATCTTGGATTTGTTCAAACTAATACTATTAAATCTGCACTCGCTGCCAGCTAAAATATAATAACATGTTAGGTAAAGCTTCATACTAAAATACTAAAATAACAGGAGGCTTGGTTTTTCGTCATCTCGTGAAGGTTTTATTTGGAGCAATACTTTTCCAGTGTTTCATAATTGAGTGCATTTCTAATATATCAATTATGCATATGTAGATGACCTTTAGGGATTGATCTTAATCATGAAACGTACGATTACTTAAGATTTGGCTTCCCCAATGTGTATCTAAATCAAATCCCACTTGCCCAATCTGCGGAATTGCAGAAGAGAGCTCATGGGTGGAGTTGAGAATCAACAAATTGGTTCTATACGTGTATCAAGAATGCAACAAATAGGAACATTGAGTATACACACTTACAGTAACTAGCCTCATTTGCTGGTCCATTTTTCGTGTCCTCTCCATCGCCATGGAGCTCGTTGCTTCCCTGCATGCAACTGAAATCATCATCGAATCAGATTCGAAAAAGCTTTATTGAGGAATTGAACAATAATCATGAGAAGATTAATTTGAAGAAGACTCAGCTTTTAACTTGAGTGATTGCAATTGGGATTTGATGGGCTGCCTTGCCCACAGACGCCAGAGCGGTTTGAGCTCGACTTCTCTGGTCGGTAGGAGCTCTTCAATTATGATTAAGACTTTTTAGTCTGGACTTGGCAATGGGCAAGGCCCATTTACTCCTCAAGTCCGACCCGGATGACCCAATTCTTAAACAGAGAAGCCTCACTCCCTACTCCCTAGTAAAGCTTCAACCTTTCACTGTTCCCAACCCAAGTCTCAAAACCCTTCAAAGCTTAAGGTTTTCACTCTCCAGTGCTCCTCCGCCTCCGCTAATGCCGTATCAGGTAAACCCAATTTCGCTACTCAGCCTACTCTGCTCTCATTGTTCTCTCTAGGACTTGTAAAGATTCAATTTTTATGTGATAATGGTTTCCAGTTTTCTCTGAGGTTGATTTATAAATGACATGGATTACCTGTGAAGAGTTGCCGGTGACCGGACCGTGCCGGTTGGGGTGAGAATGATGGTTGCATGACTGAAAATGTGAGTGTTAATTTTTTTATTTTTTTTTGTTGAATGAATGAAATTGGTAAAGCATTGAATGCTTTGTAGGTTGGGAAAAATTACTTGTACCCGGAGTAGAAGCAAGAGCTCATTACGGTTTCACAGTTTCTTGATAGGATTCGGGTTAATGGTTCTTCCTCTGGTGCCCCGACTTATCTTGCTCAGCACTCATTGTTTGATCAGGTTCGTTACAATTGTGATATGCATGTATGCTTGGATATACATTGTTATCTTTTAATTATTTGATATAACTCTGATTGTCAGATAAACGAGCTGCGTGAGGACGTATGTGTTCAAGCTTGGTTTGGTCTACAAATGCTTGGTTTGGTCCAGCTGGGACTATAACCCCTTTACACCATGATCCGCACCATAATGTGTTTGCTCAGGTACTTCAGAGTTGGTTTTCTGCATTGAACAATATTTACCATGATCTTTGGCTTTGAGAGTTTTATATTCATTACGAACATTCTGGTTGTTGTTTTTAGGTTTTGAGTTATCATCTTTGAATTCTGCTTAGATATTCTGTTTCTATTGGAAAATTGTGAGACTGATTAATCAGGGCTAGCCATAGAAGTAGCACTCCTTTGTTCAATTGGTTACTCCTTTAAATTATAGTTTACCTGTCCTGTCTCCATATCCAAGCTGTGATGTCCATAACCAGCCCCTACCTTGTTCAACTAGAAATCAAAGATCTGTAAACAGTAAATATCCATGTCCACTGACATGAATAGAGAATCTGATAATTTTTCTAGTACATACCTAGATCAGATGTGCACGCCTCCATTTGTTGCAAAGACTGCGATTTGTAGCGGTTCATGGAATTTCTCTGTTTTAACTTCTAAATGCAGAGCTATTTTACCATGCATATATATCTCAGGCATAATAGTTCCATATACAAAAGCATATGTCGTATGCATGTACTTCCAGATGGCATGTGTGTTTGTATATAGCTGCATATTTTGGCAAGTTACTTGCTTCTATGATCAAACGTCTATGTGACTCGGATTGATCGCTCAACTTCAGGTAGTTGGGAAGAAGTATATAAGGCTCTATCGTGCTTCATTATCAGAGGAACTCTATCCACATACGGAAACCATGCTTTGTAACTTGAGTCAGGTAATTGCATTCTTGACCTCATTCAAGTAAGGAAAAGCCCCTAAACAAATTTGTCAAGAAGGCAGATTCTAACAGTACACCCTTATTTGCATATGATTTCATGCGCCAAGGTTATACATGCTTTTTAAAAAAATACCGAGTCATGCTGGGATAGAAGATTTGTGATTACTAGTCAGTTCCTCCCAGTGAACCTGTCACTGTCATATTCTTGGAAATATCTCATAAGCTGAAATTGGTGGATAGTTTATATAGTGGCAGTTACATTTTAGTTACACTTATTCATAACTTATAACTTATCTAGGTTACAGACGGAACTTAGTTGCTAAAAACTGAAATGTTGATATTCCTGTCAGCTTCTTTATGTGAACTCAATAAACATAATATTATATATTTACTGATTGAATATACTTTGTTTGAAGGTTGATCTGGACAACATAGATGAGAAAGAATTCCCCAAGGTGCAGGACTTGGAATTTCTCGACTGCATTTTTTAGAGGAAGGTGACATGCTGTATATCCCACCAAAGTGGTGGCACTATGTGCGGTCTCTGACAACAAGTATGTCAGTTAGCTTTTGGTGCAGTGATTACGATGGTTCAGCTACTTCTTGATAGTTTGTGGTTAATTCATTTTGATATTGTTAGACAGGGCAGTTTTCAGTTGCAGAGTCTTATATTCTCATGTATATATCCTGCGGTGTTATATTTACAATAAGACTTATAGATGTCTGAAGAAGAAGAAACTGTTTGTAACAATTTTGAGAATAGTGCTTTAACATCTTTCTCGGGTCACAGTCTGTAGCCATACACTTGCAAAGTTACTTATCCATTGTATCGTAATTGAGTTTGTTTCAATCAATATGGTTCATACATTTTTGTGTTATGGAGTTCAGTTTTTGATTAATCTACATCACAAAAAGATAACTTCAGATTTGGCATCTTTATTTTGATCATCTTCATGTAAATGGAATTGTTTTTCTTTCAAGGATGAATTTGAAAAGCAGTCTTTCATAGTTTCCATAGAAAGACTTGTAAGTTGTATTCATCTTCATCCTTCATAGCATCCTCGATAGTTTCTTTTGACTTACAAGCTTGGTTTTTAGTCACATCCCTTTTCATTACCAACTTCTGTGCTCATCTGGTTTAACCAGTAGTAGGAATGATATATGTTTTTGGGTTTTGGCCCTATATGCCTTCACGTCACTGCTCTTCTCCCCTTGCACACAAACTTCAACCTGCTCCTCCATGTACTTGGGCATTCTGAGAGCTTCTCATCTTACGGAGAACTTACAATCTCAAACAAGTATGCGAATAGGTAAATGCATATTATGTACGCTCATATCAAAATTGAGGAATTTACACAAGGAATATCAATTACATCTGATTTTCCTTATTATCAAATCAACAATGGATACAGATGCACGTCTGAAAGACGTAGAACCAGGAAGAAGATATAAAGTGGCAAAATGAAAATATATAAATTTATTATCCACAACAGAGTTATACAACTTCACAATCAAATGCGGGATATTCTTCTGGGCCACGGAAGGTCTCTGCGGTGTATTGATTGCAATTAGTCCTCTGTCCACCTATTAAAATCAATTCAAGATATATTTAAGTATATAAGACGGAAATTCAATGCATATCCAAAGTCTCAAATTCTTGTTAACAAGTCTATTTGGAAAAGGAAACAATTAGCTGGGAAGCAAAGGTAAACTATAATGCAACAGCAGAGGAAATAACTGAAAATACAATATAAATTGCTTAATATACAGTGCGGTGCAAATCAGAAGCATATCTAACTTTTTCATATTGTAGTTCTATTAGTAAAGGAATTAAACACAAACATCATAAGTGACATGAACTTTCTATGAAATCATGACAATCAACTGTTGAAAATTTTTCAGAGAAAAAATTATGGATGAATAGGAATGATATCAAATAAAAATACTAACTTAAGATAATTACAATTTGATTTATGTACTATAGTCTGGAATTCAAAAACTCATTTTGATTGACAGCTTGCATGCGAATCAGGGATTTAAATGAAAGAAAATATTAACATTTTGTATTTGTTTACTGTTTATTGGTGAACAATTGGACTACCACATCACTATGGCAAATCAAGTAAAGTTTTTGACAAACAAACATACCATCTGAGTTGAACTTGTTTCTTGCTGTGGAAGTCAGAAGAAGAGGCTGAAAATTTGGGGCAGTTCCGCAAAAATAAGTCTTCCAACGAAGGGCACTCCATATCAAAAGTAGCGGTGTCGTAGTACAAGACTGGAAGTTCACTCAAACATAATTGCTTCAATTTTGGAAGGATGATCTTCTTGTTGCTTGCTTCTACTATCCTTTCCAAATAAAGGCAATTCTCCAATTCTAAGGAGTTCAACTGAGAAAGACACTGAGCAACATCATAGCTGAAGAGACTTCCCTGAAACTTGCAGTATGTAATGGAAAAACTCTGCAGATTCTGAAACGTCGCAGGTGGAGTAGGTCCATCACATATGCTTACTGTAGCTAGATTGAACAAATCTATCTTTCTCAATTTTAATTGCCGTAACACTAGCAATGCCTCATACCCAAACATATATTTACTCCCGTCCGTGCCATAAACAAGCATTTCTTCCAAATTTGGTAGTCTCTGTAACAATGGAGATGGTAAAAGTATAATCCCCCAATTATAACAAGTTTCTACCTTCAAGACCTTCAAATTGAATAGAGACCCAGGTGGTAGAAATTCAATGGCGCACAACCCCGCGCAATCCAGCCGAACCAAGTGGAACTCTTCCAAATTCTCAAACACAGATCTTTTTGGTACCAATGTTATTGTGGGAATTACCTCCGTTATGCCTCGATTTGAACCCACTATTTGTAGATGCTTCAGTCCCTGTAATCTCCCATCCTCATGTTCCACAAATATGTCAATTAACCTTCGGGCCTTTATCCAACATAGACTCTCTGCTATCTTCATTATCTCCTTGCAAAACCACTTCGGTAAGCGACTGATCAAGTCAAGCTTCAAGCATATTGTGTTACGACGATGTCCACGATGTAGATCATAGAGTTCCATCTCGTATGGCTCGTACCTACCTATACGTATATGAAACTCAACCCCAGCTGGTATCGACTCAACATACTTGGGGATACATTCTACATCTAACATACTAACCTTCAAAACTCTTAATTTTGACAAGCTAGTTACCTCGTCAAAGCCAGCATTGGTTTCTTCTCCTGCTCCCTCAACTTTACTCCCCCACCCCTTAAATCCTTCTATGTATAATTCTTCTAAATTACGCAACTTTGACATCACTTTGGGTGGAATTCTCCCAATATTTCCACCAGTGTTATCAAACATCCTTAGATTGGTCAAGCCTCTTACTTTTATCGACAATTCCTTTAAACGTGAATTTCTTATACTAAGAATCTCAAGTTGTTTAAGTTTTCCTAGTATGGAAGTGTCAGTTATGTCACAACTACCTAAATACAAAGCTTGGAGGTTGGTTAGGAGACTGGATGATTGGGGAAGTAATGAAAGGCTAGTCCAGCTAAGATCTAAGACCCTTAATTCATTTGGACTCTGAAAAAATGTTTCTGATATTTCTTCTATACATGAATTACCTTTTAGTAGCAAAATCTGGAGTCTTGGACATACCAAATTTTCAGGTAGCTTGCTGATATGATTGTCCACGAGAGAGATTGCAGAGCAGTCTTCATGTAATTGACGTGGCCAATCTTTTAAACCACAACCAGCTTTCACCAAAAACCCATGTTCAGATTGCGAAATTTGAAGGGCTGCATCCCGGACAACATCATGCATCCTTACAAATGTCTCGTCACTGCCATCCAACAGCAAGCTACAATATCTAAGGTGCATGGCCAGGGAATCAGCTCTGTCTCTCGCTTCTCCGAGTGTTTCGGCATCTTGAAACAATCCTTTCCCGATCCCATACCTGAACAAGTCTTCTATAGGGATGTCATAGTCTTCTGGGAATAAGCAACACAGCAAGAAGTATGACTTGTAGTCCTCATCTTTCAAGTAATCATAGCTTAATTTTATACATTTGGATGCTTCTCCCTTATCGTCAGGGTTGGCAGTTTGTGACTTCTCTAGTCGCTGAGCTGCTCTCCTCCACTCCACCAAGTTTTTGTCTCCGAGTGCCCTTGCAACTGTTATCAATGCAATAGGTAAGCCCCTACATTCTCTAGCTACCTTCTTTGCCACACCCTCAAAACTGGGGGATTCAAAATACCTTCTTGCTTTTCTGACAAACAAGGCCCAAGAATCTTGTTCAGATAGAACGTTGAGGGTGATCTTTCTTTGGCACTCCATGGCATGACAAACATTCCTTATCCTTGTGGTGAGCAGGACTTTGGAATTGCACTTGTGAAGTTCCTTGTAGCTTGGAATTCCAATTCTTGATATGTCCGTTCTCTCCCAAATGTCGTCCAAGATTACAAGGATTTTTTCCCTTTTCTTTATCTCCTTTCCCAATCTAGCTGCTCTTCCAATTTCTGTCTTCTCATGTAATTCAAAGCCCAGCTG from Fragaria vesca subsp. vesca linkage group LG3, FraVesHawaii_1.0, whole genome shotgun sequence harbors:
- the LOC101310393 gene encoding uncharacterized protein LOC101310393, translated to MFDNTGGNIGRIPPKVMSKLRNLEELYIEGFKGWGSKVEGAGEETNAGFDEVTSLSKLRVLKVSMLDVECIPKYVESIPAGVEFHIRIGRYEPYEMELYDLHRGHRRNTICLKLDLISRLPKWFCKEIMKIAESLCWIKARRLIDIFVEHEDGRLQGLKHLQIVGSNRGITEVIPTITLVPKRSVFENLEEFHLVRLDCAGLCAIEFLPPGSLFNLKVLKVETCYNWGIILLPSPLLQRLPNLEEMLVYGTDGSKYMFGYEALLVLRQLKLRKIDLFNLATVSICDGPTPPATFQNLQSFSITYCKFQGSLFSYDVAQCLSQLNSLELENCLYLERIVEASNKKIILPKLKQLCLSELPVLYYDTATFDMECPSLEDLFLRNCPKFSASSSDFHSKKQVQLRWWTED
- the LOC101303026 gene encoding uncharacterized protein LOC101303026, translating into MSIVIPLRVSTPLKLKNTSYLQHGSEGGGYAQGIWELEAIGNHQIKTRGNQEQEIKNCKNKVSQVLAEKPHSLLPSKASTFHCSQPKSQNPSKLKVFTLQCSSASANAVSVFSEVDL
- the LOC101310102 gene encoding uncharacterized protein LOC101310102 gives rise to the protein MQGFWEWECLELNAEGEEGEVNDTFTNASFDEVTSLSKLRVLKVTIRGVEHIPKYVEQKMNLVEFDICIGGLYEPYKTKLYDRHRHISILLDVMISHLPEWFRDEIMKKAETFSDSWCHRLIDIFVESEHGRLQRLKHLHIVGYSSRDITEVDPAITWVPRKPVFENLEELYMEGLDCAELRAVQFLPCGSLFKLKVLKVEYCYNWWNILLPSTLLHRLPNLEVLIVCQTDGSEYMFGYEALLVLQQLKLKKIELFALATVSICEGPAPPAMLQNLQSLSITKCKLEGSLFTSDVAQCLFQLNSLELAVCPLLERIVEASNKKIILPKLEQLSLTELPMLYKSATFDIECPSLENMSLKGCWFPWEQWRLRKIALSTVSICDGPSRLPPAMFQNLQSLSIEWCKSDGSLFTYDVAQCLSQLNSLKFKNCPLLERIVEASNKKTVLPKLKRLHLEVLPMLYYESDTFDIVCPELEEFFVSSCPKFSASSSDFHSRKQVQFIWRPS
- the LOC101302741 gene encoding disease resistance protein At4g27190-like, with protein sequence MDDPDLKVGDTISRTLIEAIEGSRFAIVVLSQNYASSTWCLEELREICLSMEDNRIFPLFYHVEPTDVRYQKQSFEEAFSKHESSGRYESEKVNHWKAALNKVANISGWNTQNYKTHKELVNAIVDVLISRAVPEAIESTADFQAFEATRVAMDEVMKALKDDEVTAVGVYGMGGVGKTTLVEHVGAQARKSGSFDYVTKCVVSQNPGFEILQDALAEQLGFKLHEETEIGRSTRLHKEIMRRTKILIILDDIWEGMKLSRVGIPSHKELQKCNSKILLTTRIRNVCHAMECQRKITLNILSEQDSWALFVSKVRRSFESSTFEGVAKKVAGECRGLPIALVTVARALGDKELVEWEIAALRLKKSRTANPDDYGEATKCIKLSYDYLKNEDYKSYFLLCCLFPEDYGIPIKDLFRYGIRTRLFRDAETLLEARKQVDSVVKHLKYSCLLLDSKTDGFVRMHEVVRDAAIQIVLSEDEFFVKAGCRLEDWPRNLHKGYLAISLMRNYIRELPKNLNSLQTVIKVA
- the LOC101303317 gene encoding TMV resistance protein N-like, with the protein product MASSSQVASASPSADPCWKYDVFLSFRGADTRKGITADIYDGLDRRGIKTFMDDPDLKVGDVISPTLQEAIKKSRFAIVVLSKNYASSTWCLEELREICECMKDQNRILPLFYHVDPCDVRYQKRSFEEAFSNHETSGRHESEKVKQWRDALNKVANFSGWSTQQYKTHKELVNVIVEFVSTKVVPDSIESTGDFEVFEVTRRAIYEVMEAFKDDEITAIGVYGMGGVGKTTLVEHIGTQARKSGILDYVTKCVISQNPDFERIQDTLAEQLGFELHEKTEIGRAARLGKEIKKREKILVILDDIWERTDISRIGIPSYKELHKCNSKVLLTTRIRNVCHAMECQRKITLNVLSEQDSWALFVRKARRYFESPSFEGVAKKVARECRGLPIALITVARALGDKNLVEWRRAAQRLEKSQTANPDDKGEASKCIKLSYDYLKDEDYKSYFLLCCLFPEDYDIPIEDLFRYGIGKGLFQDAETLGEARDRADSLAMHLRYCSLLLDGSDETFVRMHDVVRDAALQISQSEHGFLVKAGCGLKDWPRQLHEDCSAISLVDNHISKLPENLSPNQPPSFVFR